One genomic window of Niveibacterium sp. SC-1 includes the following:
- the pgl gene encoding 6-phosphogluconolactonase produces the protein MALTLHAQDSTAALDAELATWVAGELAQGITQRGRASLVVSGGRTPLGLFHLLRDKPLDWSRVTITLADERWVDNTHADSNEKLVRENLLVGGAAAATFIPLKFDAADPVAGAARASEAMRAVPDAFDVVILGMGEDGHTASLFPDSPQLAAGLLDATGEACLATENATKAPRWRITLTAPRLAHARNIALHVTGAQKWQLLGEVLAGQDAFRFPIRFAFNQSEVSSHVFWCR, from the coding sequence ATGGCACTGACGCTGCACGCACAGGATTCCACCGCCGCGCTGGATGCCGAACTCGCCACCTGGGTCGCAGGCGAGCTGGCACAGGGCATCACCCAGCGCGGCCGCGCCTCGCTCGTGGTCTCCGGCGGCCGCACACCGCTGGGCCTCTTCCACCTGCTGCGCGACAAGCCGCTCGACTGGTCGCGGGTGACGATCACCCTCGCCGACGAACGCTGGGTGGACAACACCCATGCGGACAGCAACGAGAAGCTGGTGCGCGAGAACCTCTTGGTCGGCGGCGCTGCTGCGGCCACGTTCATCCCGCTCAAGTTCGACGCGGCCGATCCGGTAGCCGGTGCCGCGCGGGCGAGCGAAGCCATGCGTGCCGTGCCCGACGCGTTTGACGTTGTCATTCTCGGCATGGGCGAAGACGGCCACACCGCTTCGCTCTTCCCCGATTCGCCGCAGCTCGCTGCGGGCCTCCTCGACGCGACGGGCGAAGCTTGCCTCGCCACCGAGAACGCGACCAAGGCGCCGCGCTGGCGTATCACGCTGACCGCGCCGCGCCTCGCGCATGCCCGCAACATCGCGCTCCATGTCACCGGTGCGCAGAAGTGGCAGCTCCTGGGCGAGGTCCTCGCCGGGCAGGACGCCTTCCGTTTCCCCATCCGTTTCGCCTTCAACCAATCCGAGGTTTCCAGTCATGTCTTCTGGTGTCGATAA
- a CDS encoding ABC transporter ATP-binding protein: MSASASVPPAAANQVPMIAVREVQKSYRRGSQIIPVLQGITLEVQRGEFLALMGPSGSGKSTLLNLIAGIDAIDAGSLEVAGVELAGLSERALADWRAAHVGFIFQFYNLMPVLNAFENVELPLMLTDLGRRARHDRVNQALEMVGLADRMDHYPSELSGGQQQRVAIARALITDPSLIVADEPTGDLDRDSATDILRLLQRLNRETAKTIVMVTHDQRAAAHAHAIMHLEKGVLSKREENPPI, translated from the coding sequence ATGAGCGCGTCGGCGAGCGTTCCGCCCGCAGCCGCCAACCAAGTGCCGATGATCGCGGTGCGCGAGGTGCAGAAGTCGTATCGGCGCGGCTCCCAGATCATCCCTGTCCTGCAGGGCATCACCCTCGAAGTGCAGCGCGGCGAATTCCTCGCGCTGATGGGCCCTTCGGGCTCGGGCAAGAGCACGCTCCTGAACCTCATCGCCGGGATCGACGCGATCGATGCGGGCTCGCTGGAGGTCGCGGGCGTCGAGCTGGCAGGCCTGTCCGAACGCGCGCTGGCGGACTGGCGCGCGGCCCATGTCGGCTTCATCTTCCAGTTCTACAACCTGATGCCGGTGCTCAACGCCTTCGAGAACGTGGAGCTGCCCTTGATGCTCACCGACCTTGGCCGTCGCGCGCGGCATGACAGGGTGAATCAGGCACTGGAGATGGTGGGGCTGGCCGATCGCATGGATCACTATCCCTCCGAACTCTCCGGAGGGCAGCAGCAGCGGGTGGCGATTGCCCGGGCGCTGATCACCGACCCCTCGCTGATCGTGGCCGACGAGCCGACCGGCGACCTCGATCGCGATTCCGCCACCGACATCCTCAGGCTCCTGCAGCGGCTCAACCGCGAGACTGCCAAGACCATCGTGATGGTCACCCACGACCAGCGTGCGGCCGCCCATGCCCACGCGATCATGCATCTGGAGAAAGGCGTGCTTTCCAAGCGCGAGGAGAATCCACCGATCTAG
- a CDS encoding SHOCT domain-containing protein, translating to MLKSHTIGLIGALALTTASLIPVQAHAASLLDSWSDLSLSKVEGWMDDPSSSIKWGEWDRMKLERRTGGDRGTPNQQPVQITEAALIQALSSIQVDIGKGPEPLFMDAELKQVAPAFVAMLSVARPNEDVLFASTGEHVRGKFRNLLTNVGRLFYVDGRVNVMLGMALKDVNSQHQATGQLDGPTLDFGRRDKPTKYVQLSGVTKGDAQILRNDWIAVAAPATAIAPGTVTARGRAGDAQAAQNARNGAVAAAPAAAAAASADPVSKQENRFKALQRLKDQGLITDAEFQQKRAELLKEL from the coding sequence ATGTTGAAGTCCCACACCATTGGCCTGATCGGCGCGCTCGCGCTGACTACTGCATCGCTCATCCCGGTACAAGCGCACGCTGCCTCTCTGCTCGATAGCTGGTCGGACCTCTCCCTCTCCAAGGTCGAGGGCTGGATGGATGACCCGAGCAGCTCGATCAAGTGGGGCGAGTGGGACCGCATGAAACTCGAGCGGCGCACCGGCGGCGACCGCGGCACGCCCAACCAGCAACCGGTGCAGATCACCGAAGCAGCCCTCATCCAGGCGCTGTCCTCCATCCAGGTCGATATCGGCAAGGGACCCGAGCCGCTGTTCATGGATGCCGAGCTCAAGCAGGTCGCTCCGGCTTTCGTGGCCATGCTTTCCGTCGCTCGCCCGAATGAGGACGTCCTGTTCGCCAGCACCGGCGAGCATGTGCGCGGCAAGTTCCGCAACCTGCTCACCAACGTCGGCCGGCTCTTCTACGTCGACGGCCGGGTGAACGTGATGCTTGGCATGGCGCTCAAGGACGTCAATTCGCAGCATCAGGCCACTGGCCAGCTGGACGGCCCGACCCTGGACTTCGGTCGCCGCGACAAGCCCACCAAGTACGTGCAGCTTTCCGGCGTCACCAAGGGCGACGCACAGATCCTGCGCAACGACTGGATCGCGGTGGCCGCACCGGCCACGGCCATCGCTCCAGGCACGGTGACGGCGCGCGGCCGCGCCGGCGATGCCCAGGCGGCCCAGAACGCCCGCAACGGTGCAGTTGCGGCGGCACCGGCCGCGGCGGCTGCAGCTTCGGCCGACCCCGTGAGCAAGCAGGAAAACCGCTTCAAGGCCCTGCAGCGCCTCAAGGATCAAGGCCTCATCACCGATGCCGAGTTCCAGCAAAAGCGTGCGGAGCTGCTGAAGGAGCTGTGA
- a CDS encoding glucokinase has product MSSGVDKTFPRLLGDIGGTNARFALIRYEGGPVEEIRTLSGADYPGPAEAIEAYLKLAGGERPVAGAIGIANPIDGDSIKMTNHTWAFSIEALRKAVGLTKLIFINDFTALALSLPHLPANELVQVGGKTADKSAAIGVLGPGTGLGVSGLIPSPSGYIPLSGEGGHVTISARTEEEFAVVQELGRTYPHVSAERILSGPGLVNLHEALAAVRGLPSPGQTAPEIGAAALEGKDKLAVDSIHMFCAFLGTVAGNLALTLGARGGVFIGGGIIPRLGDLIHRTPFRARFEEKGRFQGYLGEMPVWVIHSAYPALIGSSVALTQAFA; this is encoded by the coding sequence ATGTCTTCTGGTGTCGATAAGACCTTTCCCCGCCTGCTTGGCGACATCGGCGGCACCAATGCTCGCTTTGCGCTGATCCGCTACGAAGGCGGCCCGGTGGAAGAGATCCGCACGCTTTCCGGCGCGGATTACCCCGGCCCCGCCGAGGCGATCGAGGCCTACCTGAAGCTCGCCGGTGGCGAGCGTCCGGTGGCGGGCGCGATCGGCATCGCCAATCCGATCGATGGCGACAGCATCAAGATGACCAACCACACCTGGGCCTTCTCGATCGAAGCGCTGCGCAAGGCGGTGGGACTGACGAAACTCATCTTCATCAACGACTTCACCGCGCTCGCGCTCTCGCTGCCCCACTTGCCGGCCAACGAACTGGTGCAGGTCGGCGGCAAGACGGCGGACAAGAGCGCCGCGATCGGCGTGCTCGGACCGGGCACGGGCCTCGGCGTCTCCGGCCTCATCCCCTCGCCTTCGGGCTACATTCCCCTTTCGGGCGAGGGCGGCCACGTCACGATCTCGGCGCGCACCGAAGAAGAGTTCGCAGTCGTGCAGGAACTGGGCCGCACCTATCCGCACGTCTCGGCCGAGCGCATCCTGTCCGGCCCCGGTCTCGTGAACCTGCATGAAGCGCTGGCCGCCGTGCGCGGCCTGCCCTCGCCGGGCCAGACCGCACCGGAGATCGGCGCGGCGGCGCTGGAAGGCAAGGACAAGCTTGCCGTCGACAGCATCCACATGTTCTGCGCCTTCCTCGGCACGGTCGCGGGCAATCTCGCGCTGACCCTGGGTGCGCGCGGCGGCGTGTTCATCGGCGGCGGCATCATCCCGCGCCTGGGCGACCTGATCCACCGCACCCCCTTCCGTGCGCGCTTCGAGGAAAAGGGCCGCTTCCAGGGCTACCTTGGCGAGATGCCGGTTTGGGTGATCCATTCCGCCTACCCCGCGCTGATCGGTTCCTCGGTCGCGCTGACGCAAGCCTTCGCCTGA
- the pgi gene encoding glucose-6-phosphate isomerase: MNPSQTPAWKDLSQLAEAWKTRHLREVFDKDPQRAQRYVADACGIQLDYSKHRVDADTLKALFALAEQTGVAERRAAMFAGEKINNTENRAVLHVALRNRSNTPIQVDGADVMPEVNAVLDRMFAFADKLRCGLWLGRTGKAITDVVNIGIGGSDLGPLMVCEALKPYGQDDLRMHFVSNVDGAQIQQVLKKVNPETTLFIIASKTFTTIETLTNAHSARAWFLASGAAEADIAKHFVAVSTNGAAVSKFGISTDNMFGFWDWVGGRYSLWSAIGLPIILSLGPDNFRALLEGAHEMDQHFLTAPAEKNLPLLMGLIGVWYGNFLGSPSTVIAPYNQNLHRLPAYLQQLDMESNGKGVRREGEKVEYGTGPIIWGEPGINGQHAYFQLLHQGTHLIPLDFILALDQPGIDPKHHAILIASCFAQAAALMRGKTPDEVRAEFAKAGVAADKAEPLVPHKTFSGNRPSSMLLLDKLDPKHVGALIALYEHKVFVQGAVWGINSYDQWGVELGKQLATGIETALKGGGGELNYDASTQRLIALVRSRQQF; the protein is encoded by the coding sequence ATGAATCCCTCGCAAACCCCCGCCTGGAAAGACCTCTCCCAACTGGCCGAAGCCTGGAAGACGCGCCATCTGCGCGAAGTCTTCGACAAGGATCCGCAGCGCGCCCAGCGCTACGTCGCCGACGCCTGTGGCATCCAGCTCGATTACTCCAAGCACCGAGTCGACGCGGACACACTCAAGGCCCTGTTCGCGCTGGCCGAGCAGACGGGTGTGGCGGAGCGTCGTGCCGCGATGTTTGCAGGCGAGAAGATCAACAACACCGAGAACCGCGCGGTGCTGCATGTGGCGTTGCGTAATCGCAGCAACACGCCGATCCAGGTCGACGGCGCCGACGTGATGCCCGAAGTCAATGCGGTGCTCGACCGCATGTTCGCCTTCGCCGACAAGCTGCGCTGCGGTCTCTGGCTGGGCCGCACCGGCAAGGCAATCACCGATGTGGTCAACATCGGCATTGGCGGTTCGGACCTGGGCCCGCTGATGGTCTGCGAGGCGCTCAAGCCCTACGGCCAGGACGACCTGCGCATGCACTTCGTCTCCAACGTGGACGGCGCGCAGATCCAGCAGGTGCTCAAAAAGGTGAATCCGGAGACGACGCTCTTCATCATCGCCTCCAAGACCTTCACCACCATCGAGACGCTGACCAACGCACATAGCGCACGCGCCTGGTTCCTCGCCTCGGGCGCGGCCGAAGCGGACATCGCCAAGCACTTCGTCGCGGTGTCGACCAACGGCGCGGCCGTGAGCAAGTTCGGCATCTCCACCGACAACATGTTCGGTTTCTGGGACTGGGTGGGCGGCCGCTATTCGCTGTGGTCGGCGATCGGCCTGCCGATCATCCTTTCGCTCGGTCCGGACAACTTCCGTGCGCTGCTCGAAGGTGCGCACGAGATGGACCAGCACTTCCTGACCGCACCGGCGGAGAAGAACCTGCCGCTGCTGATGGGCCTGATCGGCGTCTGGTACGGCAACTTCCTCGGCTCGCCGTCCACCGTCATCGCACCGTACAACCAGAACCTGCATCGCCTGCCCGCCTACCTGCAGCAGCTGGACATGGAGTCCAACGGCAAGGGCGTGCGTCGCGAAGGCGAGAAGGTCGAATACGGCACCGGCCCGATCATCTGGGGCGAACCCGGCATCAACGGCCAGCACGCCTACTTCCAGCTCCTGCACCAAGGCACCCACCTGATCCCGCTCGATTTCATCCTCGCGCTGGACCAGCCGGGCATCGATCCGAAGCACCACGCGATCCTGATCGCCAGCTGCTTCGCCCAGGCGGCTGCGCTGATGCGCGGCAAGACCCCGGACGAAGTGCGTGCCGAGTTCGCGAAAGCCGGTGTGGCTGCCGACAAGGCCGAGCCCCTGGTGCCGCACAAGACCTTCAGCGGTAACCGCCCGAGCAGCATGCTGCTGCTCGACAAGCTTGACCCCAAGCACGTGGGTGCGCTGATCGCGCTCTACGAGCACAAGGTCTTCGTGCAGGGTGCGGTGTGGGGCATCAACTCCTACGACCAGTGGGGCGTGGAACTCGGCAAGCAACTCGCGACCGGGATCGAGACCGCCCTCAAGGGCGGCGGCGGTGAGCTAAACTACGACGCTTCGACCCAGCGTCTGATTGCCCTCGTGCGTTCGCGCCAGCAGTTCTGA